The Christiangramia salexigens genome includes the window TTTTTTCTCCGTCAGCAGTTAATTGACGTTCCTCACCGGTTTCAGTATTTTTGATCCATAAGTTCCAGTCTTTTAAGAAAGCTAGCTTTTTCCCATCTGGTGAAAATACCTCATTTTGTGAGCTGTTATAGCTCTTAGCTTCTTGTAAATTATCTATTGAAAGGTCTTCAAGAGAATTGGCTGAAATTTTTTCCTTGTTTTTGGCATCTGCCAGAACATATGTCTTTCCTTCCTCAGTAGAAATTTGATACCATAGTTTTCCATCTCCCAGCCAGTTTGGTCTTACATAGGATCTGTAAACCATTGGATTTGTATTGAAACTTAAAAATTTAGTGGCATGTTTATAGTCTTTTTTCGAAATGCTGTCTTTTTTGGTTTGGGCAAAGGCAGTTATCGCCATCAAACAGGAAAGAAGTAGGAGCTGGTAAGCTTTTTTCATGATATATCTGGTTTTAGATGCCACAAGATAAAAAATAAAAAAGGTGGTGAGAAAAGCAGGAGATGCTTTTATGGTTTATTATACAATTATGAAAATTTCAGCTATGATTTACTAATTGGAGTCTGAGTGATTTCCTGATGAATTAATAACTTCTAGAGTCAGATAATAACCTGAAACTTTTTAAAAATTTGAGGTTAAACGGGGAAAGCTGAGTGAAAGTGTCAGTTAAATTTTAAATTTGACCTAAAAAAAACTCTTGCATAGAAAACGATTCTATTACTTCATTAAAATTCAATATTTAGGCTATAGATTACATGGGTGGCAGAAACAACCCGATGTGAGAACGGTAGAAGGCCTAATTACAAAAACCTTTAGATGGGTACTTCCGGAAGCAAAACTTAAGATCCTGGGCTCAAGTCGCACCGATGCCATGGTGTCGGCGGGCGAATCTGCCTTTGAATTGTTTATTGTCAATGAACCGCTGGAAGATCCGGAAGCTTTCCTCAAATTGTTCAATAAGAATTTACCTCAGGATATACGCGCGTTGAGCATACAAGAAGTAGATTCTAAATTCAACATTATTCAACATTCCAAGATCAAGGAATATGCTTATATATTCAGCATTGGTGAAAAATTCCATCCTTTCTGTGCACCATTTATGGCTAATTTCCAGGAAGAACTGGATATTGAAAAAATGAAAGAAGGCGCAAAGTTATTTCAGGGCGTTCATAATTTTAAGAATTACTGTGTAAGAGTTTCCGAAAAGAGTACGTTTAAGCGTGAAATTATACGCTCAGAGATCGTTGAAAATGATCTTTATACTGCCAATTTCTTTCCTGAAAAATCTTATGTTTTTCATATTCATGGTGCTGGCTTTTTAAGACATCAGGTTAGATTAATGATGGGAGCCATGGTGCTTCTGGGCAGGGGAGAGCTTAGTCTTTCTGATATTGAAAATAGTTTAAAGGAGGATACACCCCAATTCCAAATGGATTTCATCGCACCTGCATCGGGCCTGATTTTGAATAAGGTCGAATTTGATTAAATTGTTTAAAGCAACGGGCAGAGATAAAATTCTGCTATTTTTATAAAAACATATTCTTATATGGCCAAAAGAAGAAAGTTATTGCTTCGTCGTCCTAAAACTTCCAAAACTGTAAACCAGATCCCGGGAACCATGACCTATGTAGGTCATAAAGAGCTTACCGAAACCAAGCTTGATGTTATCGATTATAATTTAGAGTCCTTTGAAAGATATACTTCCAACAGCCCGGAAGATGCCTTTAAATTTGTGGATGAGGAAAGGGTTACCTGGTTTAATATAGACGGTCTTAATAATATCAAGGATATTGAAAAACTTGGTGAATATTACGAATTGCATCCGCTGGTGATGGAGGATATCGTAAACACCGGGCAACGTCCTAAAATAGAGGAATATCAGGATTACCTTTTTGTAGTAGCCAAGATGCTTTATTACAAGAATGGCGATATAGAAAATGAACATATTAGCATGATCGTAGGTAAGAATTACATTCTTACTTTTCAGGAATCTAATGGTGATGTTTTTGATCCGGTTAGGGAACGTATAGAAACCTCCAAAGGGCGTATAAGAGGTCGCTCTGCAGATTACCTGATGTTTGCATTACTGGATTCTATTATAGATAATTACTTTCTGGTGATAGACGATATGAGCGATCGCATAGAAGCTCTCGAGGAAAGCCTGTTTACTTCAAAACCCAGTGATGATATTACATATGAAATTCAGGACCTGAAAAGAAATATTCTAAGAATAAGACGTGCTGTATTTCCACTGAGGGAGGTGATAAGCAGGCTGGAAAAGCTTGAAAATGATCTTATAGATCCAAAGACGAGTAATTATATCAGGGATCTGTATGATCATATCATTCAAATTTCAGAAAATATCGAGATCTATCGTGAAATGATCTGGGGACTTATGGATATGTATATGACGACCATTAGTAACCGAATGAACGAGGTGATGAAGGTATTGACCATTATGGCAAGTATCTTTATTCCTCTAACGTTTATAGCCGGTATTTACGGAATGAACTTCGAGTATATCCCGGAATTGCAATGGAAGTATAGTTATTTCGTACTTTGGGGAATAATGATCATTATTTTCCTGTTGATGCTTTATTACTTTAAGAGGAAAAAGTGGTTATAACTAAATAATAACGTTATGCTAAGACAGGGATTCGTTTTTTTGATTATCGCATTTTTTTGCCAAAGCAGCCTTTCTCAAGTTACTGCAGAAGTAGCTATTGATTCTATAAATAGAATGTATGTTGGTACCTATACTAAGAAAGAGGGACATGTAGATGGAAAAGCAAAAGGTATTTATTTAGTAAATCAAAATCCCGAAAACGGGAGCCTTGAACTTATTACGACTGCAGCACATTTAATTAATCCATCTTTTATAAAGGTTGGGAAAATGGGTAGATATTTACTTGCGGTAAGTGAACTTGGCCCGGGAGACGGTAATTATGGTTTGATTTATAGTTACGAGATCAAAAATGATGGTTCCCTGCGTGAGATATCTAAAAAACAAACCGGAGGTTTAGCGCCTTGTCATATTGCAGTGGATAAATCTGG containing:
- the truA gene encoding tRNA pseudouridine(38-40) synthase TruA, which gives rise to MHRKRFYYFIKIQYLGYRLHGWQKQPDVRTVEGLITKTFRWVLPEAKLKILGSSRTDAMVSAGESAFELFIVNEPLEDPEAFLKLFNKNLPQDIRALSIQEVDSKFNIIQHSKIKEYAYIFSIGEKFHPFCAPFMANFQEELDIEKMKEGAKLFQGVHNFKNYCVRVSEKSTFKREIIRSEIVENDLYTANFFPEKSYVFHIHGAGFLRHQVRLMMGAMVLLGRGELSLSDIENSLKEDTPQFQMDFIAPASGLILNKVEFD
- the corA gene encoding magnesium/cobalt transporter CorA, whose translation is MAKRRKLLLRRPKTSKTVNQIPGTMTYVGHKELTETKLDVIDYNLESFERYTSNSPEDAFKFVDEERVTWFNIDGLNNIKDIEKLGEYYELHPLVMEDIVNTGQRPKIEEYQDYLFVVAKMLYYKNGDIENEHISMIVGKNYILTFQESNGDVFDPVRERIETSKGRIRGRSADYLMFALLDSIIDNYFLVIDDMSDRIEALEESLFTSKPSDDITYEIQDLKRNILRIRRAVFPLREVISRLEKLENDLIDPKTSNYIRDLYDHIIQISENIEIYREMIWGLMDMYMTTISNRMNEVMKVLTIMASIFIPLTFIAGIYGMNFEYIPELQWKYSYFVLWGIMIIIFLLMLYYFKRKKWL